From Carassius auratus strain Wakin chromosome 10, ASM336829v1, whole genome shotgun sequence, a single genomic window includes:
- the LOC113109697 gene encoding signal peptide peptidase-like 3, which produces MAEQSYSWAYSLVDSSQVSTFLISILLIVYGSFRSLNMDCENQEKDKDGNPTNTGSFNNANSNNSIQTIDSTQALFLPIGASVSLLVMFFFFDSVQVVFTICTAVLATIAFAFLLLPMCQYLTRPCSPQTKISFGCCGRFTLAELLSFSLSVMLVLIWVLTGHWLLMDALAMGLCVAMIAFVRLPSLKVSCLLLSGLLIYDVFWVFFSAYIFNSNVMVKVATQPADNPLDVLSRKLHLGPGMGRDVPRLSLPGKLVFPSSSGSHFSMLGIGDIVMPGLLLCFVLRYDNYKKQANGEVPGSVNMSGRMQRVSYFHCTLIGYFVGLLTATVASRIHRAAQPALLYLVPFTLLPLLTMAYLKGDLRRMWSEPFHAKSSSPRFLEV; this is translated from the exons ATGGCGGAGCAGAGCTACTCCTG GGCGTACTCCCTTGTCGACTCCAGCCAGGTGTCCACCTTCCTCATCTCCATCCTCCTCATCGTCTATGGCAGCTTCAG GTCATTAAACATGGACTGTGAGAACCAGGAGAAGGACAAAGATGGAAACCCCACCAACACTGGCTCCTTCAACAATGCTAACTCTAACAACA GTATTCAGACCATAGACTCCACACAGGCGCTGTTTTTGCCCATCGGAGCCTCCGTGTCTCTGCTCGTCATGTTTTTCTTCTTCGACTCTGTTCAGGTGGTGTTCACCATATGCACTGCAG TTCTAGCTACCATCGCATTTGCATTTCTCCTGCTGCCGATGTGCCAGTATCTGACCAGGCCCTGCTCCCCACAGACCAA GATCTCATTCGGCTGCTGTGGTCGCTTCACGTTGGCGGAGCTGCtgtcgttttctctctctgtcatgcTGGTTCTCATCTGGGTGCTGACGGGCCACTGGCTGCTCATGGACG CTCTTGCCATGGGGCTCTGTGTGGCCATGATTGCATTTGTGCGACTGCCTAGTCTCAAGGTGTCGTGCCTGCTGCTGTCAGGCCTCCTCATCTATGATGTGTTCTGG GTCTTCTTCTCCGCCTACATCTTCAACAGCAACGTGATGGTGAAGGTGGCCACGCAGCCCGCCGACAACCCCCTCGATGTGCTCTCACGCAAGCTGCACCTTGGCCCCGGCATGGGACGGGACGTCCCCCGTCTCTCCCTGCCAGGAAAGCTGGTGTTCCCAAGCTCCAGCGGCAGCCACTTCTCTATGCTGGGCATCGGTGATATCGTCATGCCGGGCCTGCTGCTATGTTTCGTTCTCCGATATGACAACTATAAGAAACAGGCCAATGGAGAAgtgcccggttctgtcaacatgTCCGGCCGCATGCAGCGGGTTTCCTACTTCCACTGCACCCTCATTGGTTACTTTGTTG GTCTGTTGACTGCAACCGTGGCCTCCCGTATTCACCGCGCGGCCCAGCCTGCCCTCCTGTACCTGGTGCCCTTCACGCTGCTGCCTCTGCTCACCATGGCCTACCTGAAG GGGGACCTGCGGCGCATGTGGTCCGAGCCCTTCCACGCCAAGTCCAGCAGCCCCCGCTTCCTGGAGGTATGA